The following proteins are encoded in a genomic region of Arachis ipaensis cultivar K30076 chromosome B02, Araip1.1, whole genome shotgun sequence:
- the LOC107627800 gene encoding ATP-dependent DNA helicase PIF6-like, with product MAFAGKVVVLGGDFRHILPVIPMGSRQDIVQASINSSYLWDHCSVLNLTRNMRLASSDISEDNSEVNEFAKWLIQIGDGFAGDSTDGESEVLILDDMLINDTEDGFGELVHFVYPNIVSNLNHTDYFKERSILAPTLEVVNEVNNSIMSRLPGEQKVYLSSDSLCVEEGNMESELDTFSPDVLNAINCSGLPPHQICLKEGVPVMLLRNIDQSNGLCNGTRMQVHCLGNHVIECIILTGDQTGRVVLIPRMDMIPNNDTLPFRFRRRQFPLIVSFAMTINKAQGQTLGVVGLFLSKPVFTHGQLYVALSRVKSKKCLRVLIQNNGTMPKGSTINVVFREIFNNIF from the coding sequence ATGGCTTTTGCAGGTAAGGTTGTTGTACTAGGTGGTGACTTTCGACATATTCTTCCAGTCATACCGATGGGATCACGTCAAGATATTGTTCAAGCTTCCATTAATTCATCTTACCTCTGGGATCACTGCTCAGTCTTGAATTTAACAAGGAATATGCGTTTAGCATCTTCTGATATTTCCGAAGACAATAGTGAGGTTAACGAATTTGCCAAGTGGCTTATCCAGATTGGTGATGGATTCGCCGGTGATTCTACAGATGGTGAGTCAGAAGTTTTGATTCTAGATGACATGCTCATAAATGATACTGAAGATGGTTTTGGAGAGTTGGTACATTTTGTCTATCCAAATATTGTTTCTAACTTGAACCACACTGATTACTTCAAGGAACGTTCGATTCTTGCTCCCACATTAGAAGTTGTGAATGAGGTGAACAACAGTATTATGAGTCGACTACCTGGAGAACAGAAAGTTTATCTTAGTTCTGATTCTCTATGTGTTGAAGAAGGTAATATGGAGTCTGAGTTAGACACATTTTCACCTGATGTTTTGAATGCGATTAATTGTTCAGGTTTACCTCCACACCAAATATGCTTGAAGGAAGGTGTACCAGTTATGTTGCTTCGGAACATTGATCAGTCTAATGGGTTGTGCAATGGCACGAGAATGCAGGTTCATTGTTTAGGTAATCATGTAATTGAGTGCATTATATTGACGGGGGACCAGACAGGCCGAGTTGTGCTCATTCCACGCATGGACATGATACCAAATAATGACACACTCCCTTTTAGGTTCAGAAGGAGGCAATTCCCTTTGATTGTTTCATTTGCAATGACTATAAATAAGGCGCAGGGACAGACTTTGGGTGTTGTTGGGCTATTTTTGTCGAAACCCGTTTTTACACATGGACAACTGTATGTTGCACTCTCTCGAGTAAAATCAAAGAAATGCCTTAGAGTGCTGATTCAGAATAATGGTACCATGCCCAAGGGTAGTACAATAAATGTAGTATTCAGGGAAatttttaacaatattttttga